The DNA sequence TGCCAGGAGTGGGCAACATTGTGAAAACTATGATGTCAAACGGGAAACAGTTCACTGTTACGCATGAAATGTTGACTGCTGTTGTATGTGATCAGAGCCTGCAGTTGAAGGTGGCCCGATGTTGTGCTATATAACAGATCACTTAAACACTGGTCCCTTGggaaacattgaattttgtttccctcaaATAtcaatgtttccctcgacctCGTCTTGGGAAACATTGAAATTCttgtgaaacaaaattcactctTCCCCatgtttttaaagtttctAGTATGTCTGAATGTAAattaaacaaatcaaatggtCAGGAAATAGATCGCCAAATTGGCAACCTTCTTAACAGTTTTGgttgccaattttttttctacttgCCATGGTGACCAAAATGGTTGTTACTTGCAGCACTGCTATCAGAAATCCATACTATATATTATTTCCAGAAAAAAGGATGCTGCTCTTTAGAgattcttaataataataaacaataattattatgaagaACCTTTCAAGAACACATGAcattgtatgtttttttttttacaggtgAGTCATCAAATATGTCAGCCCAGGGGCAGGCATATTGTAACATGGGCTTTGCACAGAGTCAGTTGGGAGAATATGGTAAAGCAGGAGAGAGTTTCATGCATGCCATCCAAGCAGCTAAAGACTGTGGTGATGAAAGAGGCTTGTGGCAAGCTTATGAAGGTTTAGCTGCTGTTAGCTTTCTTGAACAAGACTATGTCAAAGCTGTGGAATTTTACAAATCAGCTTTGTCTGTTCTCTCAGCTACAGGTGAAACAAATCATGAACACAGCAACCGAATCATAGGCAAATTAGCTGATGCATTAGAATGTCAGCTGGTTTTTACAAAGAGGGTAAAAAATGGGAAGCTCCCACCATTGAGAATCGACCTCAGCAAGACTGATCATCGAGAAGGGAAGAGAGGTGTCAAACACAGGCGCATTGGAAAGACTCGTACGAGAAAGGAGCACCACAAGCTGATTGCCCGGGGTATAGACGGAGATCAGACGACCTCTGAATCAGAAGAATCTGTTGATGGATCATCATCAGGTTCTGATGAAGATGGTAgggaagaaaaaagcaaatgcAAGAGGACTGAGATGGAAAGGAATCAAACTGGCAAAGTGGTCACCACTGAGGCTGATGTTCATCCTGAAAGGTTGCCTTTCCGAAGAACTCGAAACACAGTGTCTACTGATTCCAGCCGAGAGGAGAGTACCGCGAAGGAAAGTGTTCAACAGGGCAAGAGATCAAGTCATCCAAGAACACCTGCGAGTGTATCACAAGGAGGAACACTGATAGATTGGAGTACAGGTAAACACTATGAAGAACCTGTTGATGACGTTGATAACTCAAGAGCTTCTCCAGCTAGAAGTGATTATTCTGACGAGATGCCTCGTGCACACAGAGAAGCTTATTTGGCTTCAGTGCATGCTTCTAGAGCACCAAGTCCAACTCCTAATGGAAACCAATCACGGAATGGGAGTACCGTACAGTCCAAGACTTGCATTATTCAGTAGATGTGTGTGCTAGTATTCTGTAATaagtgaaaattaattaaaatacaacactactgtaaatttttcaatgtaAGGCAGTGTTTTGTCGTTTTTCCCCATTTTAGATGTACCATTGTCTGGGTCTCTTGCCATAACAAACTCAACGTGTGTCCCTAAGGGGTGGATCTTTTAAAGAGTGCATTTTACAGATTTTAATGAGAGCTTTTTAATACCTGCGTTAGAAATCTCCTTATTTTGGGTTAAACTGTGTTTGGTACACTTGAGTTGGAAATTGAAGTATAGAATTTCATCAGAATTATCTctttggaaagaaagaaaagaccTTACAAATCTGTGTTTTATTAGGGAGAGAAGAATTCTTCCAGACTGGGTTACTTTTATTAGTGACATGTCTTTCCAATTGAAATTCACTGTCAATGTAGCTTTGATTTGCACACAAAGAAACCTCTATAGCCAAGAGATACTGttactattgttttgcttATGGTAATAAAGGGCTACTggaaattattaaattaaatgcTATTTTTGAAACAAGTTTATTCCACTGCTTATTTAACTTGGTCAAAGTGCCAGTTAACttattatttgtttacaatCTGGGTGA is a window from the Acropora palmata chromosome 1, jaAcrPala1.3, whole genome shotgun sequence genome containing:
- the LOC141891592 gene encoding uncharacterized protein LOC141891592 — encoded protein: MDNKVISDDIDGATSQGHEELAKGNVDEACNSFERAVKLADGFKEGFTERACYFNLGACYVAKGDAKRGVECLLKAFPPEKDADGITNYADLQYNLATAYDALGEISKAVDCYKIAAEEYKTQGNRDMQGETLLKLANGCTTIGKIDEAIETYQQASEIFEEIKDIKTRLLVLNNLASLLAEKHDIESCSKVLTQVIELCMDVDDVTLKGKVYNDIGLLYSGLKSYQNAVECFELALPLMQASDNDNALEAVLQQNLGAVYNQLKEFGKSMECHRKAVSLHGESSNMSAQGQAYCNMGFAQSQLGEYGKAGESFMHAIQAAKDCGDERGLWQAYEGLAAVSFLEQDYVKAVEFYKSALSVLSATGETNHEHSNRIIGKLADALECQLVFTKRVKNGKLPPLRIDLSKTDHREGKRGVKHRRIGKTRTRKEHHKLIARGIDGDQTTSESEESVDGSSSGSDEDGREEKSKCKRTEMERNQTGKVVTTEADVHPERLPFRRTRNTVSTDSSREESTAKESVQQGKRSSHPRTPASVSQGGTLIDWSTGKHYEEPVDDVDNSRASPARSDYSDEMPRAHREAYLASVHASRAPSPTPNGNQSRNGSTVQSKTCIIQ